One window from the genome of Streptomyces sp. NBC_01476 encodes:
- the clpS gene encoding ATP-dependent Clp protease adapter ClpS, producing MGDVSVAPVEIERPESSEAPFQVPEPDVPWVTLVHNDPVNLMSYVTYVFQSYFGYSKSKATKLMKDVHYKGRAVVSSGTREEMERDVQAMHGYGLWATLSQDR from the coding sequence ATGGGAGACGTGAGTGTCGCACCAGTCGAGATCGAACGTCCCGAGTCGAGCGAAGCGCCGTTCCAGGTTCCCGAGCCGGACGTCCCGTGGGTGACTCTGGTGCACAACGACCCGGTCAACCTGATGAGCTACGTGACGTACGTCTTCCAGAGCTACTTCGGCTACTCCAAGAGCAAGGCCACCAAACTGATGAAGGACGTCCACTACAAAGGACGGGCCGTGGTCTCCAGCGGTACCCGCGAGGAGATGGAGCGCGACGTGCAGGCCATGCACGGCTACGGCCTGTGGGCGACCCTCTCGCAGGACCGCTGA
- a CDS encoding DUF2017 domain-containing protein: MARRRARLGVFEPVRGGGASIALDEVEISILRSLLVQLLELIGPGTQSADASEDPLAALFAEGPSKPPEDPALARLFPDAYEQTEDASEFRRFTENDLRTRKRDDALAMIRGLDSGGPVLRITPDESRQWLGALNDLRLTLGARLEVTEDAEDSLYRLPDDDERKPLVMAYLWLGGLQESLVETLMK, from the coding sequence ATGGCCCGCCGGCGTGCCCGCCTCGGCGTCTTCGAACCGGTCCGCGGCGGTGGTGCCTCCATCGCGCTCGACGAGGTCGAGATCTCCATCCTGCGCAGCCTGCTGGTCCAGCTGCTGGAGCTGATCGGCCCGGGCACCCAGAGCGCCGACGCCTCCGAGGACCCGCTCGCCGCGCTCTTCGCCGAGGGCCCCAGCAAGCCGCCGGAGGACCCGGCGCTGGCCCGGCTCTTCCCGGACGCCTACGAGCAGACCGAGGACGCCTCGGAGTTCCGCCGCTTCACCGAGAACGACCTGCGGACCCGTAAGCGCGACGACGCCCTGGCCATGATCCGCGGCCTGGACTCCGGCGGCCCGGTGCTCCGGATCACCCCCGACGAGTCCCGGCAGTGGCTGGGCGCCCTCAACGATCTGCGGCTGACGCTCGGCGCCCGGCTGGAGGTCACCGAGGACGCCGAGGATTCCCTCTACCGGCTGCCGGACGACGACGAACGCAAGCCGCTGGTCATGGCGTATCTGTGGCTCGGCGGGCTGCAGGAGTCGCTGGTCGAGACGCTGATGAAGTAG
- a CDS encoding nicotinate phosphoribosyltransferase, with translation MSTADLGLPVDVPSTALFTDRYELTMLQAALRSGAAHRRSVFETFTRRLPEGRRYGVVAGTGRVLDAVENFRFDRPVLDFLSRAGVVDDATLDYLADFRFTGDIWGYPEGEVYFPGSPILRVEGTFAEAVVLETVVLSILNHDSAIAAAASRMAVAAGGRPLMEMGARRTHELAAVAASRAAYIGGFRSSSNLAAGFRYGLPTIGTSAHAFTLLHDTEKDAFTAQVESLGRDTTLLVDTYDVATAVRTAVEVAGPELGSVRIDSGDLLLLAHRVRQQLDDLGAKDTRIVVTSDLDEYAIASLAAAPVDAYGVGTSLVTGSGHPTCSMVYKLVARSSSDDPDSPLVAVAKKSMGGKTSVGGRKWAARRLDAEGVAEAEVIGTGEVPADLVDRLLLVPLVRGGVVVGREPLDAARDRHVAARGGLPLSATQLSRGEPALPVEYR, from the coding sequence ATGAGCACAGCAGACCTGGGACTGCCGGTGGACGTGCCGTCCACCGCACTGTTCACCGACCGGTACGAGCTGACGATGCTGCAGGCGGCCCTGCGCAGCGGCGCCGCGCACCGCCGGTCGGTCTTCGAGACCTTCACCCGCCGGCTGCCGGAGGGCCGCAGGTACGGCGTGGTGGCGGGCACCGGCCGGGTGCTGGACGCGGTGGAGAACTTCCGCTTCGACCGGCCCGTGCTGGACTTCCTCTCCCGTGCGGGCGTGGTGGACGACGCCACCTTGGACTATCTGGCGGACTTCCGCTTCACCGGGGACATCTGGGGCTACCCCGAGGGCGAGGTGTACTTCCCCGGTTCGCCGATCCTGCGGGTCGAGGGCACCTTCGCCGAGGCGGTGGTGCTGGAGACGGTGGTGCTGTCGATCCTCAACCACGACTCGGCCATCGCGGCGGCGGCCTCCCGGATGGCGGTGGCGGCCGGCGGCCGGCCGCTGATGGAGATGGGGGCCCGCCGCACCCACGAGCTGGCCGCGGTGGCCGCCTCGCGGGCCGCGTACATCGGCGGGTTCCGCTCCTCGTCCAACCTGGCGGCCGGTTTCCGCTACGGGCTGCCCACCATCGGGACCAGCGCGCACGCGTTCACCCTGCTGCACGACACCGAGAAGGACGCCTTCACCGCCCAGGTGGAGTCCCTCGGCCGCGACACCACGCTGCTGGTCGACACCTACGACGTGGCCACGGCGGTCCGCACCGCGGTCGAGGTCGCCGGGCCCGAGCTGGGGTCGGTCCGCATCGACTCCGGTGACCTGCTGCTCCTCGCCCACCGGGTGCGGCAGCAGCTGGACGACCTGGGCGCGAAGGACACCCGGATCGTGGTCACCTCGGACCTGGACGAGTACGCGATCGCCTCGCTGGCGGCGGCGCCGGTGGACGCGTACGGGGTCGGTACGTCGCTGGTGACCGGCAGTGGGCACCCGACGTGCTCGATGGTCTACAAGCTGGTGGCCCGCTCCTCCTCCGACGACCCGGACTCGCCGCTGGTCGCGGTGGCGAAGAAGTCGATGGGCGGGAAGACGAGTGTCGGCGGGCGCAAGTGGGCGGCGCGGCGGCTCGACGCGGAGGGGGTCGCCGAGGCGGAGGTCATCGGCACGGGGGAGGTGCCGGCGGATCTCGTCGACCGGCTCCTGCTGGTGCCGCTCGTCCGGGGTGGCGTGGTGGTCGGCCGCGAGCCGCTCGACGCGGCGCGCGACCGGCATGTGGCCGCGCGCGGGGGGCTTCCGCTCTCCGCGACCCAGCTCTCCCGCGGCGAACCGGCCCTCCCCGTCGAGTACCGCTGA
- a CDS encoding amino acid permease produces the protein MTDVTGGSPAPEAAAAEEGYARGLGSRQIQMIAIGGAIGTGLFLGAGRAIHQAGPSLILMYAIAGAVIFVIMRALGELLTYRPVSGSFADYAREFLGPFAGYATGWTYWLMWVVTGMAEVTAAATYLAYWWPAVPQWLAALGFLAVLFLANLISVKLFGEVEFWLSMIKVTAILGMILIGVGVLTLGVSAAGDTATVTHLWRDGGVFPNGVGRSLLTLQIVMFAYVAVELVGVTAGEAQNPRETLPKAINTLPWRIVLFYVGALAVILCVVSWTEFQPGVSPFVAAFAKIGIPFGAGIVNFVVLSAALSSCNSGMYSTGRMLRDLAANGQGPQVFNRLTQRRTPALGTAVSVLVMSTGVWLNYIDPAGAFTYITAFATVAGVWTWGVILLAHIRYRAAVRAGRAAPAWFAAPGGAAASWCALAFLGLVVVLIGADSQARISLYGAPVWCVALAAGYPVLKRRNPAAFSRRPHVEPVPQPASDAASL, from the coding sequence ATGACGGACGTAACGGGCGGATCCCCTGCCCCCGAGGCAGCGGCGGCGGAGGAGGGCTACGCCCGCGGCCTGGGCAGCCGGCAGATCCAGATGATCGCCATCGGCGGCGCCATCGGCACCGGCCTCTTCCTCGGCGCCGGCCGCGCCATCCACCAGGCGGGCCCCAGTCTGATCCTGATGTACGCGATCGCCGGCGCGGTGATCTTCGTCATCATGCGGGCGCTGGGCGAACTGCTCACCTACCGCCCGGTCTCCGGGTCCTTCGCCGACTACGCCCGCGAGTTCCTCGGCCCGTTCGCCGGTTACGCGACCGGCTGGACGTACTGGCTGATGTGGGTGGTCACCGGCATGGCCGAGGTGACCGCGGCGGCCACCTACCTGGCCTACTGGTGGCCGGCGGTCCCGCAGTGGCTGGCGGCGCTGGGCTTTCTGGCCGTGCTCTTCCTGGCCAACCTGATCTCGGTGAAGCTCTTCGGCGAGGTCGAGTTCTGGCTGTCGATGATCAAGGTGACCGCGATCCTCGGCATGATCCTGATCGGCGTCGGCGTCCTCACCCTCGGGGTCTCGGCGGCCGGCGACACCGCGACGGTCACCCATCTGTGGCGCGACGGCGGGGTGTTCCCCAACGGCGTGGGCCGCTCGCTGCTGACCCTGCAGATCGTGATGTTCGCCTATGTGGCCGTCGAACTGGTCGGCGTCACCGCCGGCGAGGCGCAGAACCCCCGCGAGACGCTGCCCAAGGCCATCAACACCCTGCCGTGGCGGATCGTGCTCTTCTACGTCGGCGCGCTCGCGGTCATTCTCTGCGTGGTGTCGTGGACCGAATTCCAGCCGGGCGTCAGCCCGTTCGTGGCCGCCTTCGCCAAGATCGGCATCCCGTTCGGGGCCGGCATCGTCAACTTCGTGGTGCTCTCGGCGGCCCTGTCCTCCTGCAACTCCGGGATGTACTCCACCGGCCGGATGCTCCGCGACCTGGCCGCCAACGGGCAGGGCCCGCAGGTCTTCAACCGGCTCACCCAGCGCCGCACCCCGGCGCTGGGCACCGCCGTCTCGGTGCTCGTGATGAGCACCGGCGTCTGGCTCAACTACATCGACCCGGCAGGGGCGTTCACCTATATCACCGCCTTCGCCACGGTGGCCGGCGTGTGGACCTGGGGCGTCATCCTGCTCGCGCACATCCGCTACCGGGCCGCCGTACGGGCCGGCCGGGCCGCCCCCGCCTGGTTCGCCGCCCCCGGCGGGGCCGCCGCGAGCTGGTGCGCGCTGGCCTTCCTCGGCCTGGTCGTGGTGCTGATCGGCGCCGACTCCCAGGCCCGGATCTCGCTCTACGGGGCGCCGGTCTGGTGCGTGGCGCTCGCGGCCGGCTATCCGGTGCTCAAACGCCGCAACCCGGCCGCTTTCAGCCGCCGCCCGCACGTCGAACCGGTGCCGCAGCCGGCCTCCGACGCCGCCTCCCTCTGA